The Bacteroidales bacterium genome contains a region encoding:
- a CDS encoding dethiobiotin synthase: protein MPRVFKATEIEREEKEVKRDYLDRHMPHVFCPDEVKRGDKFAIKVKLGEEYPHPDDHDHFISVIQLWNRETLLAEARYTAGVYGNKPSHFEIDFYIVAPEVSMNLSAMAVCTKHGLWQSEDKLVKVVG, encoded by the coding sequence ATGCCAAGGGTATTCAAAGCAACCGAAATAGAGAGAGAGGAAAAAGAGGTCAAACGCGACTATCTCGACAGGCATATGCCTCATGTATTTTGTCCCGATGAAGTAAAACGCGGTGATAAATTTGCAATAAAGGTAAAGCTGGGAGAGGAGTACCCTCATCCCGACGATCACGACCATTTTATAAGTGTAATCCAGCTCTGGAACCGCGAAACACTTCTTGCTGAAGCACGATATACTGCTGGAGTTTACGGAAATAAACCTTCACATTTTGAGATAGATTTCTATATTGTTGCTCCGGAAGTCTCAATGAATCTTTCCGCTATGGCGGTATGCACTAAGCATGGCCTGTGGCAGAGTGAAGATAAACTAGTGAAGGTAGTTGGCTGA
- a CDS encoding esterase: protein MKIKYAIIVVGLIWISGRTFGQQANVNLDFNPQKNTEGLNPFSAPLNSPEVHDDHTVTFRLKAPNAQKVVLPTGAIYTANNLGKDPIPFTKGNDGIWTLTIGPLKPDMYAYHFNVDGVQIADPSNTYAAFTAMPPYSELIVHGDGPAYYDARNVRHGTVSRHVYHSEVTKGERELYVYTPPGYNPKEKYPVLYLLGGSGELPSNWVFDGRVNFIMDNLLAEGKAVPMIIAIPNNQIIHRNHPKHTELTFDIFEKELRNHVIPLVDEAYSTIKSPKGRAISGLSMGGRHSMFVGFRSLDLFANFGILSAGDTNAETSLAQFLNDPKVNEKVDYLFVGQGTEEATGSMGQRCLVLHEALVKHNIEHEYYTGGHGGHDWATWRHLLYYRFLPTLWKNK from the coding sequence ATGAAAATTAAATATGCAATTATTGTTGTCGGATTAATCTGGATTTCGGGTCGTACCTTTGGACAACAGGCCAATGTCAATCTCGATTTCAATCCGCAAAAGAATACAGAGGGACTGAACCCTTTCAGCGCTCCTCTAAATTCGCCTGAGGTGCATGACGACCATACCGTTACTTTTCGGTTGAAAGCGCCCAATGCACAAAAGGTTGTTTTGCCAACCGGCGCAATCTACACGGCCAATAACCTGGGCAAAGATCCTATTCCGTTTACAAAAGGCAATGATGGCATTTGGACACTGACCATCGGGCCTCTAAAACCCGATATGTACGCTTATCATTTTAATGTAGATGGCGTTCAAATTGCCGACCCCAGCAATACCTACGCTGCTTTTACAGCTATGCCACCTTACAGTGAGTTGATTGTACATGGCGACGGGCCGGCATATTACGATGCACGAAATGTCCGGCATGGAACTGTGTCGCGCCATGTTTATCATTCGGAAGTAACAAAAGGTGAGCGTGAACTTTATGTTTACACTCCTCCGGGTTATAACCCTAAGGAAAAATATCCGGTTTTATATTTGCTGGGAGGAAGTGGCGAACTCCCATCTAACTGGGTGTTCGACGGAAGGGTGAATTTTATTATGGACAATCTGTTAGCTGAAGGGAAAGCCGTACCAATGATTATAGCCATCCCTAACAACCAGATTATTCATAGGAATCATCCCAAACATACCGAACTGACTTTTGATATTTTTGAAAAGGAGCTCCGGAATCATGTAATTCCGCTGGTTGATGAAGCTTACAGCACAATAAAGTCTCCCAAAGGCAGGGCTATTTCAGGTTTGTCGATGGGAGGCCGTCACAGCATGTTTGTCGGTTTTCGTTCGCTCGACCTGTTTGCCAATTTTGGCATTCTCAGCGCCGGTGATACCAATGCAGAAACTTCTCTGGCACAGTTTTTAAACGACCCAAAAGTGAATGAAAAAGTAGATTACCTTTTTGTTGGTCAGGGTACTGAAGAAGCCACAGGTTCTATGGGACAAAGGTGTTTGGTTCTGCATGAAGCATTGGTAAAACATAACATTGAACATGAATATTATACGGGTGGTCATGGTGGCCATGATTGGGCTACCTGGAGGCACCTGTTGTATTATCGATTTTTACCCACCTTGTGGAAAAACAAATAA